The Antarcticibacterium sp. 1MA-6-2 genome has a window encoding:
- the istB gene encoding IS21-like element helper ATPase IstB, which produces MNNNQTIEKLKQMRLGAMAQLHLQHVKDNRIENITADEYLALLTDHQWEDWQNRKIERLLKQAGFKQQASLADVNYTQNRNLDKNMFTRLGSLDFITRKENIILTGASGVGKSYLAQALGHQGCMMEYKTIYTNTARLLKKLKLSKVDGTYLKELGKLLKADLLILDDFGLQSFDNHARETLMDIIDDRYNKASTIISSQLPVSAWYDIIGEGTIADAILDRIVNSSHRIDLKGESLRKGALKNE; this is translated from the coding sequence ATGAACAACAATCAGACTATTGAAAAACTAAAACAAATGCGCCTGGGGGCTATGGCCCAGTTACACCTGCAACATGTAAAGGACAACCGCATAGAAAACATCACTGCAGATGAATACCTGGCACTGCTAACTGACCACCAATGGGAAGACTGGCAGAACCGAAAGATAGAGCGGCTCTTAAAACAAGCGGGGTTCAAGCAACAGGCCAGCCTTGCCGATGTGAACTACACCCAGAACCGCAATCTGGACAAGAATATGTTTACCCGCTTAGGGAGCCTGGATTTTATCACCAGGAAGGAGAATATTATTCTTACCGGAGCTTCCGGGGTAGGTAAAAGTTATTTGGCTCAGGCTTTAGGACATCAGGGATGTATGATGGAATACAAAACCATCTACACCAATACCGCCCGGCTTTTAAAAAAACTAAAACTCAGTAAAGTGGACGGAACCTACCTTAAAGAATTAGGAAAACTCCTGAAAGCAGATTTGCTGATTCTTGATGATTTTGGCCTGCAGAGCTTTGATAACCATGCCAGGGAAACTTTAATGGATATCATTGACGATAGGTATAATAAAGCTTCTACTATTATATCCTCTCAATTACCTGTATCTGCTTGGTATGATATTATTGGTGAGGGAACTATAGCAGATGCTATTTTGGATAGGATCGTGAACTCCTCGCATCGAATAGATCTGAAAGGAGAGTCATTAAGAAAAGGAGCTTTAAAAAACGAGTAA